A genomic region of Lachnoclostridium edouardi contains the following coding sequences:
- a CDS encoding D-alanyl-D-alanine carboxypeptidase family protein yields the protein MERCIQIKKRIRTQAAVAAIAVLAVCLPVSGCSVQGNLEDAYSFQERTPQNDLSSEEGSRAKAFASDLCVVEDESLFSDNSISSEAAALFSIDDSSVLFSKNAFETLYPASITKVMTALIAIKYGNLSDQVTVTDSAVITEQGATLCNIKPGDRLTLEQLLYGLMLPSGNDAGAAIAQHMAGSDEAFSQMMNQEAKRLGATGTHFVNAHGLNSADHYTTAYDLYLIFNEALKYEKFRDVIKTTSYYAEYENSAGEKVSQTWKGGNWYMTGERDTPSGLTVFGGKTGTTSAAGYCLIMGSQDNNGKEYISVVLKADSRPGLYENMTNLIHKIVD from the coding sequence ATGGAGAGATGCATACAAATAAAAAAGCGGATTCGGACACAGGCGGCTGTTGCTGCAATAGCGGTTTTAGCCGTCTGTCTCCCTGTTTCCGGCTGCAGTGTACAGGGGAATCTGGAGGATGCCTATTCCTTTCAGGAACGTACTCCTCAAAATGATCTGTCTTCAGAGGAAGGAAGCAGGGCAAAGGCCTTTGCCTCTGATCTTTGTGTAGTGGAAGATGAATCATTATTTTCTGACAATTCTATCAGCTCAGAAGCTGCCGCTTTGTTTTCCATAGACGACAGTTCTGTACTATTTAGCAAAAATGCATTTGAAACCTTGTATCCGGCCAGCATTACCAAGGTAATGACTGCTTTAATTGCCATTAAATACGGCAATCTTTCTGACCAGGTAACTGTGACAGACAGCGCTGTGATTACAGAGCAGGGAGCTACCTTGTGCAATATTAAGCCAGGGGACCGTTTAACTTTGGAGCAGCTGCTTTATGGCCTTATGCTGCCTTCTGGAAATGATGCCGGGGCTGCCATTGCTCAGCACATGGCAGGAAGTGACGAAGCTTTCAGTCAGATGATGAATCAGGAGGCCAAAAGACTGGGAGCTACAGGCACGCACTTTGTAAACGCTCACGGACTTAACAGTGCAGATCATTACACGACTGCTTATGATTTATACTTAATCTTTAATGAAGCTTTAAAATATGAAAAATTCCGCGATGTAATCAAAACTACATCCTATTATGCTGAATATGAAAATTCAGCTGGAGAAAAGGTTTCTCAGACATGGAAAGGCGGCAACTGGTATATGACAGGAGAGCGGGACACCCCTTCCGGACTTACTGTTTTCGGCGGAAAAACCGGAACTACCAGCGCTGCAGGGTACTGCCTGATTATGGGCAGCCAGGATAATAATGGAAAGGAATATATTTCTGTTGTATTAAAGGCTGACAGCAGACCTGGACTTTATGAAAATATGACAAATCTAATTCATAAAATTGTCGATTAG
- a CDS encoding methylglyoxal synthase, translating to MNIGLIAHDSKKKLMQNFCIAYRGILSKNELYATGTTGRLIEEVTNLNIHKYLAGHLGGEQQLGSQIEHNDIDLVIFLRDPLAPKAHEPDVNNVVRLCDMHNIPLATNVATAELLVKSLDRGDLEWRDAYK from the coding sequence ATGAACATTGGCTTAATTGCACATGATTCTAAGAAAAAACTTATGCAGAATTTTTGCATTGCTTACCGGGGTATTTTAAGCAAAAATGAATTATATGCTACTGGTACAACAGGAAGACTGATAGAGGAGGTTACTAATCTTAATATTCACAAATATTTAGCCGGACATCTGGGGGGAGAGCAGCAGTTAGGTTCTCAGATCGAGCACAATGATATTGATCTTGTTATTTTTCTCAGAGATCCACTGGCTCCTAAGGCCCATGAACCAGATGTAAATAATGTTGTACGTCTCTGTGATATGCACAATATTCCTTTGGCAACCAATGTAGCTACGGCAGAGCTGTTAGTGAAGTCTTTAGATCGCGGAGATTTAGAATGGAGAGATGCATACAAATAA
- a CDS encoding FtsW/RodA/SpoVE family cell cycle protein produces MLFDYNWRKYNFRLLLYIIALNIIGILIIFSATNNDNAMVGKQMVGVAAGVIFAVALSLIPYQKIINFSGSIYALCLLLLLAVLFFGIRVNGARRWIVLPVIGQLQPSEFAKIGLILFTSWYLGKYYEQINHWKILAIAAGLFGLPILLVLAEPNLSTSLVIAFTVICMVFIAGISFKWIGGVLAVCLPLGGLFIYLLKINMVPFLKDYQVRRILAWVDKTNYADANYQQDNSIMAIGSGLLSGKGLNTNTLSSVKKGNFLSEEQTDFIFAVIGEELGFIGCVAVILLFAAIVFECLWMAHQAKDMTGKLLCTGMAALLAFQAFSNIAVATGMFPNTGLPLPFVSYGVSSLVSMYMGIGVVLNVALQRKNNH; encoded by the coding sequence ATGCTGTTTGATTATAACTGGAGAAAATACAACTTTCGTCTCTTACTGTATATTATTGCGCTGAATATTATTGGAATTTTAATTATATTCAGCGCCACTAACAACGATAACGCTATGGTGGGAAAACAGATGGTGGGCGTAGCAGCCGGTGTGATTTTTGCTGTGGCCCTGTCTTTAATCCCATATCAGAAAATCATTAATTTCAGCGGCAGTATTTACGCATTATGCCTGCTTCTTCTTCTGGCTGTTTTGTTTTTCGGCATCAGAGTAAACGGAGCTAGAAGATGGATTGTACTGCCGGTGATCGGCCAGCTTCAGCCGTCGGAATTTGCCAAAATAGGACTAATATTATTCACTTCCTGGTATTTAGGCAAATATTATGAGCAAATTAATCACTGGAAAATTTTAGCCATTGCCGCTGGATTATTTGGTCTGCCAATACTTCTTGTTTTAGCGGAGCCTAATCTTTCCACCAGCCTTGTTATCGCCTTTACTGTTATATGCATGGTGTTTATTGCAGGCATCAGCTTTAAGTGGATCGGCGGTGTACTGGCGGTGTGCTTACCTTTAGGCGGACTGTTCATTTATCTTTTAAAAATCAACATGGTTCCTTTTTTAAAGGATTACCAGGTTCGCCGTATACTCGCATGGGTAGATAAAACCAATTATGCAGATGCCAATTACCAGCAGGACAATTCTATTATGGCCATTGGTTCAGGATTGCTCAGCGGCAAGGGTTTAAATACTAATACCCTTTCTTCAGTAAAAAAGGGGAATTTCCTATCAGAAGAACAAACGGATTTCATTTTCGCAGTTATCGGGGAAGAATTGGGGTTTATTGGCTGCGTAGCTGTAATCCTTTTATTTGCCGCCATTGTTTTTGAGTGTCTGTGGATGGCTCACCAGGCAAAAGACATGACAGGAAAACTTCTCTGTACGGGTATGGCAGCATTGCTGGCCTTTCAGGCTTTTTCCAACATTGCAGTTGCCACGGGAATGTTCCCGAACACAGGACTGCCTTTGCCGTTTGTCAGTTACGGCGTCAGCTCCTTAGTCAGTATGTACATGGGAATCGGGGTTGTTCTGAATGTTGCACTTCAAAGAAAAAATAATCATTAG
- the minE gene encoding cell division topological specificity factor MinE yields MKLFPMLPKRNSGEMARQRLKLLLVSDKAQCSPEIIEMIKEDLAGTISKYMEIDINGIEIQLKQNAAKQGRKVPVLHANIPILNIGNKGTF; encoded by the coding sequence ATGAAACTGTTTCCAATGCTGCCAAAGAGAAATTCCGGCGAGATGGCCAGGCAGCGCCTGAAACTTTTGTTAGTTTCAGACAAGGCCCAGTGTTCTCCTGAGATTATTGAGATGATCAAAGAGGACCTGGCCGGCACTATATCAAAATATATGGAAATTGATATAAACGGAATTGAAATACAGTTAAAACAAAACGCCGCAAAACAAGGCAGAAAAGTACCTGTCCTTCATGCCAATATTCCAATTTTAAACATAGGAAATAAGGGGACATTTTAA
- the minD gene encoding septum site-determining protein MinD, translating to MSEVIVITSGKGGVGKTTTSANVGTGLAILGYRVALIDTDIGLRNLDVVMGLENRIVYNLVDVVEGNCRIKQALIKDKRYPNLYLLPSAQTRDKNSVNPGQMKKLVDDLREEFDYILLDCPAGIERGFQNAVAGADRALVVTTPEVSAIRDADRIIGLLEADGMDGIDLIVNRIRMDMVKRGDMMSLNDVIDILAVDIIGAVPDDEEIVISTNQGEPLAGSNSLAGQAYMNICRRIVGEQLPLLDLENQRGLLYRLTSFLKRA from the coding sequence ATGAGCGAAGTCATCGTGATTACTTCCGGAAAAGGCGGGGTAGGCAAGACCACTACCTCTGCAAACGTTGGAACTGGTCTGGCAATTTTAGGTTATCGGGTGGCGTTGATTGATACAGATATCGGCTTGAGAAACCTGGATGTAGTCATGGGACTGGAAAATCGGATTGTATATAATCTGGTGGACGTTGTAGAGGGAAATTGCCGTATAAAACAAGCCCTGATAAAAGACAAAAGATATCCTAACCTGTACTTGCTTCCGTCTGCCCAGACAAGAGATAAGAATTCTGTAAATCCTGGACAGATGAAAAAACTGGTCGATGACCTGAGAGAAGAGTTTGATTACATACTGCTGGACTGCCCTGCTGGTATTGAGCGTGGGTTCCAGAATGCTGTTGCGGGCGCAGACAGGGCTCTGGTTGTTACCACTCCTGAGGTGTCTGCTATTCGTGATGCTGACCGCATTATTGGTCTTCTGGAGGCAGACGGTATGGACGGCATTGACTTAATCGTCAATCGTATTCGCATGGATATGGTAAAGAGGGGCGATATGATGTCGTTAAATGACGTCATCGACATTTTAGCTGTAGACATTATTGGAGCAGTTCCTGATGATGAGGAAATCGTGATCTCCACTAATCAAGGCGAACCTTTGGCTGGCAGCAATTCCCTGGCAGGACAAGCCTATATGAACATCTGCCGCAGAATTGTGGGAGAGCAGCTGCCGTTATTGGATCTGGAAAACCAGCGGGGACTTTTATACCGTTTAACCAGCTTCCTGAAACGAGCCTGA
- a CDS encoding septum site-determining protein MinC — MRNTVMIKGSKSGLSVYLDPSVPFHQLIQDIAGKFRESARFWGSVQMALTLEGRQLTAEEEFCVVNTITENSQIEILCLLDTNAQRVARCEKALNEKLMELNSRTGQFYRGNLTRGETLDSEASIVVIGDVCHGARIAAKGNVIILGELKGSVHAGAAGNREAVIVALDMAPVHIKIADLTNSFGERGKKLGRGPTMIMAEGEQLTVKSLKRNFLDFIKFS; from the coding sequence ATGCGAAATACAGTTATGATAAAGGGCAGTAAATCCGGATTGTCTGTATATCTGGACCCGTCTGTACCTTTTCATCAGCTGATTCAGGATATTGCCGGAAAGTTTCGGGAAAGCGCCAGATTCTGGGGTTCTGTTCAGATGGCGCTGACCCTGGAAGGGCGGCAGCTGACAGCGGAAGAGGAGTTTTGCGTAGTAAATACTATTACGGAAAACTCCCAAATAGAGATTTTATGTCTTTTAGATACAAACGCTCAGCGGGTAGCGCGTTGTGAAAAAGCTTTAAATGAAAAGCTGATGGAACTAAATTCCAGAACAGGACAGTTTTACCGTGGAAACCTTACAAGAGGGGAAACTCTGGATTCTGAGGCCAGCATCGTAGTCATCGGCGACGTATGCCACGGCGCCAGAATCGCCGCTAAAGGCAATGTTATTATTTTAGGAGAATTAAAGGGAAGCGTCCACGCAGGAGCCGCCGGCAATAGGGAGGCTGTAATAGTCGCCCTGGATATGGCTCCTGTACACATTAAAATTGCCGATCTTACTAACAGCTTCGGGGAAAGAGGAAAAAAGCTGGGGCGGGGCCCCACTATGATTATGGCGGAGGGCGAGCAGCTTACCGTTAAATCACTAAAAAGAAATTTTCTGGATTTCATTAAATTTTCATAA
- a CDS encoding penicillin-binding transpeptidase domain-containing protein yields MFRDFLEALKEGLKKLAGSRLVTIGAAFTVMFCILIVKLFNLQIVNGEYYLNEYIQKTEKEITTPGTRGNIYDMNGNILAYNQLAYIVTIQDTGKYKRSADMNAMLLELVTILDKHGEAVEGKFEVTINSNGDMVYTSASEAARKRFLRDYYGRKSVDELDDPEGKYPSAITAREAFEKRKESYGLNSMKDEKGNALIIPDDLALDIVNIRYTMGLTAYQKYATTPITSYVSEETVVDIKEHKAQLDGVGIEESTIRVYNDSIYFAPIIGYTGKVQEDQLEELKKSDPDYELTDVVGRTGIEASMELTLQGSKGKKTICVDNMGRIMEVLSETEASAGEDVYLTLDRDLQIGIYYLIEQELAGVLTSKIVNAGDEVNENRDSSKRLIPVKDAYFQLINNNVLNMSHFFAQDASQTEQAIAFKFTTSKDRIIQDIRNELYSESTTQLKDLSADMYAYMLYIKTYLQDPTIGILVTDDKMDKNDPSYLAWKDETISLRDFIYAGIANNWIDTTKLQIESKYSNADDIYSVLVEYVLENLQTDTKFYKKIYRYLINDNIITGRELCLALYDQGVLAYDQSQVDALRANGENYAYTFIKDKISKLELTPAQMALDPCTAGCVVTDVNTGEVRALVTYPSYDNNRLSGTMDSAYYSQLLEDLSNPLYNNATQTIKAPGSTFKPITAIAALEENVLSLTEKINCTGEFDIVKPTIKCWIYPGRHNEEDLVEAIQNSCNYFFAELGHRLSTDENGGYVQSLGLEKIRKYATMFGLDHTSGVEIAELSPKISTEDPERSVMGQGNHAYANVQLSRYAAALANRGTVFELSLIDKVTDSQGNLIEDYTPEVHSKIDIADTTWNTVQQGMRQVITNSSSKKIFDDLEIPIAGKTGTAQESNTRANHAFFISYGPFDNPDICVTVNIPYGYSSANAADLAKNVYRFYYGYTDLDYIQNTGALDVSNVDIRD; encoded by the coding sequence TTGTTTAGAGATTTTCTGGAAGCACTGAAAGAGGGTTTGAAAAAACTGGCCGGCTCCCGGTTAGTAACTATCGGCGCAGCTTTTACTGTTATGTTTTGTATTCTTATTGTTAAATTATTTAATCTTCAAATTGTCAATGGAGAATATTATCTGAACGAATATATTCAGAAAACAGAAAAGGAGATTACAACGCCTGGCACCAGAGGAAATATTTACGACATGAACGGAAATATTCTGGCCTACAACCAGCTGGCTTATATTGTCACCATACAGGACACTGGAAAATATAAAAGAAGCGCTGACATGAACGCCATGCTTTTAGAGCTTGTTACAATTTTGGACAAGCACGGGGAGGCTGTGGAAGGCAAATTTGAGGTAACTATAAATTCCAACGGAGATATGGTTTATACCTCCGCCTCAGAAGCTGCCCGCAAACGTTTCCTGAGAGATTATTATGGACGTAAAAGCGTAGACGAGCTGGATGATCCGGAGGGAAAATATCCTTCCGCTATTACAGCCAGAGAGGCCTTTGAAAAGAGGAAAGAATCTTATGGGCTGAATTCCATGAAGGATGAAAAGGGCAATGCATTGATCATCCCTGATGATTTAGCTTTAGATATTGTAAATATCCGATATACAATGGGACTGACTGCTTACCAGAAATACGCCACCACGCCTATTACTTCTTATGTCAGCGAAGAAACAGTGGTGGACATTAAGGAGCATAAGGCTCAGCTAGACGGCGTTGGAATCGAGGAATCTACCATCCGGGTTTACAATGACAGTATTTATTTTGCGCCTATTATTGGATATACGGGAAAGGTGCAGGAGGATCAGCTGGAAGAGCTTAAAAAATCTGACCCTGATTATGAATTAACTGACGTTGTGGGCCGTACAGGCATAGAAGCCTCTATGGAACTGACTCTCCAGGGCTCCAAGGGAAAAAAGACTATTTGTGTGGACAATATGGGGCGTATTATGGAAGTGCTTTCAGAGACAGAGGCCTCTGCAGGAGAAGATGTTTACCTGACCTTAGACCGGGATCTTCAAATCGGTATTTACTATTTAATTGAACAGGAATTAGCTGGCGTTCTCACCAGCAAAATCGTAAATGCCGGCGACGAGGTCAATGAAAACAGAGACTCCTCCAAAAGGCTGATCCCTGTAAAGGATGCTTATTTTCAGCTGATCAATAATAACGTGCTGAATATGAGCCACTTTTTTGCTCAGGATGCCTCCCAGACAGAACAGGCCATTGCATTTAAGTTCACCACCTCCAAGGACAGGATTATTCAAGATATCAGAAACGAACTGTACAGCGAAAGTACAACTCAACTGAAAGACCTTTCCGCTGATATGTACGCTTACATGCTTTATATTAAAACATATCTGCAGGACCCTACTATAGGAATCTTAGTTACAGATGACAAGATGGACAAAAACGATCCCAGCTACCTGGCCTGGAAAGACGAAACAATCAGTCTTCGGGACTTTATATATGCAGGAATCGCTAACAACTGGATTGACACTACAAAGCTGCAAATAGAAAGTAAATATTCTAATGCAGATGATATTTATTCTGTTTTAGTAGAGTATGTGCTGGAAAATCTGCAGACAGATACAAAGTTTTATAAGAAAATATACCGTTATCTTATAAACGACAACATTATTACCGGCCGCGAGCTTTGCCTCGCCCTGTACGATCAGGGCGTCCTGGCCTACGACCAAAGCCAGGTAGACGCATTAAGGGCCAACGGTGAAAATTACGCTTATACTTTTATTAAGGATAAAATATCAAAGCTGGAGCTGACTCCGGCTCAGATGGCCTTAGATCCCTGCACAGCAGGCTGTGTAGTAACAGATGTAAACACAGGAGAAGTGCGGGCTTTAGTTACTTACCCCAGCTATGATAATAACCGTCTGTCCGGCACAATGGACAGCGCCTACTACAGTCAGCTGTTAGAGGATTTGTCTAATCCCCTTTACAACAACGCTACACAGACAATCAAGGCTCCAGGCTCTACCTTTAAACCTATTACAGCCATCGCCGCATTAGAGGAAAATGTGCTGTCTCTCACAGAAAAGATTAATTGTACCGGAGAATTTGACATTGTAAAGCCTACTATTAAGTGCTGGATTTATCCCGGCCGCCACAATGAAGAGGATTTAGTGGAGGCGATTCAGAATTCCTGCAACTACTTTTTTGCAGAGCTGGGGCACAGGCTTTCTACTGATGAAAACGGCGGCTATGTGCAGAGTCTGGGATTGGAAAAGATCCGCAAATACGCCACCATGTTTGGCTTAGATCACACTTCAGGTGTGGAGATTGCCGAATTAAGTCCTAAGATCAGTACAGAGGATCCGGAGCGTTCTGTAATGGGACAGGGAAATCACGCTTATGCCAATGTACAGCTTTCCAGATACGCGGCTGCTTTGGCCAACAGAGGCACTGTATTTGAATTAAGCCTGATTGACAAGGTTACAGATTCTCAGGGAAATTTAATTGAAGATTATACCCCTGAGGTTCATTCCAAAATTGATATTGCAGATACTACCTGGAATACAGTACAGCAAGGTATGCGCCAGGTTATTACCAACAGTTCCTCCAAAAAGATTTTTGATGATCTGGAAATTCCTATTGCAGGAAAAACGGGAACTGCTCAGGAGTCCAATACTCGTGCCAACCATGCTTTCTTTATTTCCTACGGACCCTTTGATAATCCTGATATCTGCGTAACTGTAAATATTCCTTATGGGTATTCCTCAGCCAACGCTGCGGACCTGGCGAAAAATGTGTACAGATTTTATTATGGATATACAGATCTGGATTATATTCAGAATACTGGAGCTTTGGATGTTTCTAACGTTGATATCAGAGATTAA
- the mreD gene encoding rod shape-determining protein MreD yields the protein MKRALLNLVLIIIAFAVQNSIFPQMPFLSAAPNLLLILTFSFGFIQGKEAGLLCGLISGILLDLFYSGPFGFYTLIYIWVGYLNGIFNKYYYEDYITLPLVLSLVNELAYNFYIYIFRFLIRNRLDFLFYFREIIFPEIIFTVVTTLLIYRLVLAVTKWLEEWEQRRDTTIV from the coding sequence ATGAAAAGGGCGCTTTTGAATCTGGTACTGATTATTATTGCTTTTGCTGTTCAAAACAGTATATTTCCCCAGATGCCATTTTTATCTGCAGCCCCTAATTTGCTGTTAATCCTTACCTTTTCTTTTGGCTTTATTCAGGGAAAAGAGGCCGGACTTTTATGCGGCTTAATCAGCGGAATACTGTTAGATCTGTTTTACAGCGGCCCTTTCGGCTTTTATACCTTGATTTACATTTGGGTGGGATATTTAAATGGTATATTTAACAAATATTACTATGAAGACTACATCACCCTGCCTTTGGTTTTAAGCCTGGTAAATGAACTGGCTTATAATTTTTACATTTACATTTTCCGTTTTCTAATTAGAAACCGCCTGGATTTTCTATTTTATTTCCGAGAGATTATTTTTCCGGAAATTATTTTTACCGTAGTTACAACGCTATTGATTTACAGACTTGTTTTAGCTGTTACAAAATGGCTGGAAGAGTGGGAACAAAGGAGAGATACAACCATTGTTTAG